From Stigmatopora argus isolate UIUO_Sarg chromosome 14, RoL_Sarg_1.0, whole genome shotgun sequence, the proteins below share one genomic window:
- the kcnj4 gene encoding ATP-sensitive inward rectifier potassium channel 12 isoform X1, whose product MRDYCCHGNKYSIVSNNLIEVERLKICRLDLQNGQNSSDIHTACEKEPGETDGRGKRRRRSGASGAVPGARGRGGMNNFNGRVLTRGSSQVRSRFVKKNGQCNVVFTNMEEKRQRYLADIFTTCVDIRWRYLLLIFCTSFIISWLFFGIIFYSVSLSHGDFEEDLVVKGGGLGVGELYSNDPGQTIAGPSRKMPCILHVQGFLGALLFSMETQTTIGYGWRCITEECPVAVLTVVVQSILGCIIDSFMIGTIMAKMARPKKRNQTLMFSKNAVIALRDGKLCLMWRVGNLRKSHIVEAHVRAQLIRSYVTAESEFIPLEQTDLSVGYDEGTDRLFLVSPLVIVHEIDKDSPLYTTSRADLESEEFEIVVILEGMVEATAMTTQFRSSFLSREILWGHRFEPVIYEDRNCYKVDYARFHKTFEVPSTPNLSAKELEENERMSRPSSAPSPISACMSSTDLIPRSVSTFCYENEVALSCGEEEDEEDIFDSAQIVRKDVKEERRTSVDFQNMFKDNATMTSGSQNVLCVLDMDNHQMEFDILQTAIPLDPVTQ is encoded by the exons ATGAGGGATTattgttgccatggaaacaa GTATAGTATTGTGTCAAACAATTTGATCGAGGTGGAGCGCCTGAAGATCTGCAGACTGGATCTCCAAAACGGTCAAAATTCTTCCGACATCCACACAGCCTGTGAAAAAGAACCGGGAGAAACAGACGGCAGGGGGAAAAGGAGGAGGCGGTCAGGAGCCTCCGGTGCTGTCCCTGGTGCACGGGGACGAGGAGGGATGAACAACTTCAACGGGAGGGTTTTGACAAGGGGCTCCAGCCAGGTACGGAGCCGCTTTGTAAAGAAGAATGGCCAGTGCAATGTTGTTTTCACTAACATGGAGGAAAAGAGGCAGCGCTACCTAGCAGACATCTTCACCACTTGTGTGGATATCCGCTGGAGATATCTACTGTTGATATTCTGCACAAGCTTCATTATCTCCTGGCTTTTCTTCGGCATCATTTTCTACAGCGTCTCACTCTCCCATGGTGACTTTGAGGAAGACCTCGTGGTGAAGGGGGGAGGGCTAGGAGTCGGGGAGTTGTATTCAAACGACCCCGGCCAGACTATAGCGGGACCGAGCCGAAAAATGCCTTGCATCCTTCATGTCCAGGGATTTCTTGGTGCCCTTTTGTTTTCCATGGAGACACAGACTACCATCGGCTATGGTTGGCGCTGCATCACCGAGGAGTGTCCCGTGGCTGTCCTAACCGTGGTTGTTCAGTCCATCCTGGGCTGCATCATTGACTCCTTCATGATTGGTACCATCATGGCCAAAATGGCGCGACCCAAGAAGAGAAACCAGACACTCATGTTCTCCAAAAATGCTGTGATTGCCCTTCGAGATGGCAAGCTGTGTCTCATGTGGAGAGTGGGGAACCTCCGTAAGAGCCACATCGTGGAGGCTCACGTCCGGGCGCAGCTCATTCGTTCCTACGTCACGGCCGAAAGCGAATTCATCCCATTGGAGCAGACGGATCTCAGCGTGGGCTACGACGAAGGCACGGACAGGTTGTTTCTAGTCTCCCCGCTGGTGATAGTCCACGAGATAGACAAAGACAGCCCCTTGTACACTACGAGCCGAGCAGATCTGGAGTCGGAGGAATTTGAGATCGTTGTGATCCTGGAGGGAATGGTGGAGGCCACGGCCATGACCACCCAGTTCCGTAGCTCATTTCTTTCCAGAGAAATCCTCTGGGGTCACAGATTTGAACCCGTCATCTACGAGGACCGCAACTGCTACAAAGTTGATTACGCACGTTTCCACAAGACTTTCGAGGTGCCGTCAACACCTAACCTCAGCGCTAAAGAACTCGAGGAAAACGAGAGGATGAGTCGGCCATCCTCTGCGCCTTCTCCCATCTCTGCTTGCATGTCTTCAACAGACTTAATCCCGCGTTCGGTCAGCACTTTCTGCTACGAGAACGAGGTGGCGCTGAGCTGTGgggaagaagaagatgaagaagacaTCTTTGACTCGGCTCAGATTGTTCGCAAGGACGTCAAAGAGGAGAGAAGGACTTCTGTAGACTTCCAGAATATGTTTAAGGACAATGCCACGATGACATCTGGGAGTCAAAATGTCCTGTGTGTTCTGGACATGGACAATCATCAGATGGAGTTTGATATCTTACAGACCGCCATTCCACTTGATCCGGTGACCCAGTAA
- the kcnj4 gene encoding ATP-sensitive inward rectifier potassium channel 12 isoform X2, with protein sequence METSRSNRYSIVSNNLIEVERLKICRLDLQNGQNSSDIHTACEKEPGETDGRGKRRRRSGASGAVPGARGRGGMNNFNGRVLTRGSSQVRSRFVKKNGQCNVVFTNMEEKRQRYLADIFTTCVDIRWRYLLLIFCTSFIISWLFFGIIFYSVSLSHGDFEEDLVVKGGGLGVGELYSNDPGQTIAGPSRKMPCILHVQGFLGALLFSMETQTTIGYGWRCITEECPVAVLTVVVQSILGCIIDSFMIGTIMAKMARPKKRNQTLMFSKNAVIALRDGKLCLMWRVGNLRKSHIVEAHVRAQLIRSYVTAESEFIPLEQTDLSVGYDEGTDRLFLVSPLVIVHEIDKDSPLYTTSRADLESEEFEIVVILEGMVEATAMTTQFRSSFLSREILWGHRFEPVIYEDRNCYKVDYARFHKTFEVPSTPNLSAKELEENERMSRPSSAPSPISACMSSTDLIPRSVSTFCYENEVALSCGEEEDEEDIFDSAQIVRKDVKEERRTSVDFQNMFKDNATMTSGSQNVLCVLDMDNHQMEFDILQTAIPLDPVTQ encoded by the exons atggaaacaagTAGGTCCAACAG GTATAGTATTGTGTCAAACAATTTGATCGAGGTGGAGCGCCTGAAGATCTGCAGACTGGATCTCCAAAACGGTCAAAATTCTTCCGACATCCACACAGCCTGTGAAAAAGAACCGGGAGAAACAGACGGCAGGGGGAAAAGGAGGAGGCGGTCAGGAGCCTCCGGTGCTGTCCCTGGTGCACGGGGACGAGGAGGGATGAACAACTTCAACGGGAGGGTTTTGACAAGGGGCTCCAGCCAGGTACGGAGCCGCTTTGTAAAGAAGAATGGCCAGTGCAATGTTGTTTTCACTAACATGGAGGAAAAGAGGCAGCGCTACCTAGCAGACATCTTCACCACTTGTGTGGATATCCGCTGGAGATATCTACTGTTGATATTCTGCACAAGCTTCATTATCTCCTGGCTTTTCTTCGGCATCATTTTCTACAGCGTCTCACTCTCCCATGGTGACTTTGAGGAAGACCTCGTGGTGAAGGGGGGAGGGCTAGGAGTCGGGGAGTTGTATTCAAACGACCCCGGCCAGACTATAGCGGGACCGAGCCGAAAAATGCCTTGCATCCTTCATGTCCAGGGATTTCTTGGTGCCCTTTTGTTTTCCATGGAGACACAGACTACCATCGGCTATGGTTGGCGCTGCATCACCGAGGAGTGTCCCGTGGCTGTCCTAACCGTGGTTGTTCAGTCCATCCTGGGCTGCATCATTGACTCCTTCATGATTGGTACCATCATGGCCAAAATGGCGCGACCCAAGAAGAGAAACCAGACACTCATGTTCTCCAAAAATGCTGTGATTGCCCTTCGAGATGGCAAGCTGTGTCTCATGTGGAGAGTGGGGAACCTCCGTAAGAGCCACATCGTGGAGGCTCACGTCCGGGCGCAGCTCATTCGTTCCTACGTCACGGCCGAAAGCGAATTCATCCCATTGGAGCAGACGGATCTCAGCGTGGGCTACGACGAAGGCACGGACAGGTTGTTTCTAGTCTCCCCGCTGGTGATAGTCCACGAGATAGACAAAGACAGCCCCTTGTACACTACGAGCCGAGCAGATCTGGAGTCGGAGGAATTTGAGATCGTTGTGATCCTGGAGGGAATGGTGGAGGCCACGGCCATGACCACCCAGTTCCGTAGCTCATTTCTTTCCAGAGAAATCCTCTGGGGTCACAGATTTGAACCCGTCATCTACGAGGACCGCAACTGCTACAAAGTTGATTACGCACGTTTCCACAAGACTTTCGAGGTGCCGTCAACACCTAACCTCAGCGCTAAAGAACTCGAGGAAAACGAGAGGATGAGTCGGCCATCCTCTGCGCCTTCTCCCATCTCTGCTTGCATGTCTTCAACAGACTTAATCCCGCGTTCGGTCAGCACTTTCTGCTACGAGAACGAGGTGGCGCTGAGCTGTGgggaagaagaagatgaagaagacaTCTTTGACTCGGCTCAGATTGTTCGCAAGGACGTCAAAGAGGAGAGAAGGACTTCTGTAGACTTCCAGAATATGTTTAAGGACAATGCCACGATGACATCTGGGAGTCAAAATGTCCTGTGTGTTCTGGACATGGACAATCATCAGATGGAGTTTGATATCTTACAGACCGCCATTCCACTTGATCCGGTGACCCAGTAA
- the kdelr3 gene encoding ER lumen protein-retaining receptor 3 translates to MNVFRLAADLSHLLAINILLIKIWKTKSCAGISGKSQALFALVFTTRYLDLFTYFISIYNTVMKVVFLAMSYATVYMIYIRFRNTYDSENDSFRVEFLLLPVLGISVLETYAYFPFELLWTFSIFLESVAIMPQLFMITKTGEAESITTHYLFFLGLYRALYIGNWIWRYHTESFFDQIAVVAGVVQTIFYCDFFYLYVTKVLRERGKMTLPIPV, encoded by the exons ATGAACGTGTTTCGCCTCGCTGCTGACTTGTCGCATCTTTTGGCAATCAACATTTTGCTCATTAAGATATGGAAAACCAAATCTTGTGCAG gCATTTCTGGGAAATCCCAGGCGTTGTTTGCTCTTGTCTTCACCACCAGATACCTTGACTTATTCACCTATTTCATTTCTATTTACAACACAGTCATGAAG GTGGTGTTTTTGGCGATGTCCTACGCTACCGTGTACATGATCTACATACGCTTCAGGAACACTTACGACTCTGAGAACGACTCGTTCCGGGTGGAATTCCTGTTGCTGCCGGTTCTTGGTATCTCCGTCCTGGAGACCTACGCGTACTTTCCCTTTGAG CTGCTTTGGACCTTCTCCATCTTCCTGGAGTCTGTGGCTATAATGCCACAGCTCTTCATGATCACCAAGACGGGCGAGGCTGAATCCATCACGACCCATTACTTGTTCTTCCTTGGCCTGTACAGAGCCCTTTACATCGGCAACTGGATCTGGCGCTACCACACGGAATCCTTCTTTGACCAAATTGCTGTGGTGGCTGGTGTCGTGCAGACTATTTTCTACTGTGACTTCTTTTACCTTTACGTCACAAAAG TGCTAAGAGAAAGAGGAAAAATGACCCTGCCGATCCCAGTCTAG
- the LOC144088748 gene encoding GTPase IMAP family member 7, with translation MSGSKNASSPEEAELRIVLLGKTGSGRSSSGNTILGRSAFSVDVSPCSVTTRSKKETGTVGGRCVSVVDTPGFFHTHLCPQDIIQEVGRCVPLSSSGPHVFLVTLRPCRFTQEDRDVLEWIQATFGPGAARFCLVLFTWGDQLQGICVQDFLAQNKELSSFVRSCGGGFHVFDNRANTTSCSLQVEQLLRKIEELVAKNEGGCYSDAMFNEAENAIRDAQERILEERPHMRLRVEDDEIERQETELQMSCRKGEEEAKRRDERLFWCELLNALGKGAAEGAGIKDPNKNKGKVLKKVKVAEKAVALIASPFSISSAVKVVGGAVREGSKVLYKHRKTFLKE, from the exons atgtcaggatctaaAAATGCTTCGTCACCTGAAG AAGCAGAATTGAGGATCGTCCTTCTAGGAAAGACCGGATCAGGAAGGAGCTCCTCAGGCAACACCATCCTGGGTAGGTCAGCTTTCAGCGTGGACGTCTCCCCCTGCTCTGTCACCACACGATCAAAGAAAGAGACCGGGACAGTAGGCGGAAGGTGCGTCTCTGTGGTCGACACGCCGGGGTTCTTTCACACACACTTGTGCCCTCAGGACATCATTCAAGAAGTAGGACGATGTGTACCCCTGTCCTCATCCGGACCCCACGTATTTTTGGTGACCTTGCGGCCTTGTAGGTTCACCCAGGAGGACAGAGATGTCCTGGAGTGGATCCAGGCAACATTTGGACCTGGCGCGGCCAGGTTTTGCTTGGTGCTGTTCACATGGGGAGATCAACTGCAAGGAATTTGCGTTCAAGATTTTCTGGCGCAGAACAAGGAGCTTTCATCGTTTGTAAGAAGCTGCGGTGGAGGTTTTCATGTCTTTGACAACCGCGCGAATACGACCTCGTGCTCGCTTCAAGTTGAGCAACTTCTGAGAAAGATCGAAGAGCTGGTGGCCAAAAACGAAGGCGGTTGCTATAGCGACGCCATGTTTAATGAGGCAGAGAACGCCATCAGGGATGCTCAGGAGAGGATTCTGGAAGAAAGACCACACATGCGCCTTCGGGTGGAGGACGATGAAATAGAACGGCAGGAGACAGAGTTACAAATGAGTTGCAGGAAAGGGGAAGAGGAAGCAAAGCGGAGGGACGAAAGGCTCTTTTGGTGCGAGCTGTTGAACGCGCTAGGAAAAGGTGCGGCAGAAGGTGCCGGGATAAAAGACCCAAACAAGAACAAAGGCAAGGTTTTGAAGAAAGTCAAAGTTGCGGAGAAGGCGGTGGCTCTAATCGCCTCGCCGTTCTCCATCAGTTCGGCAGTGAAAGTAGTAGGAGGGGCTGTGCGAGAAGGAAGCAAGGTGCTGTATAAGCACCGGAAAACATTCCTGAAAGAATGA
- the LOC144088745 gene encoding ankyrin repeat and fibronectin type-III domain-containing protein 1: MSISMRNQPHRRRSFGPVSPKRIYRNLSVRLRGGESSVGGAADTPKRLGKSADAYKTLWDAVENEDTLAVQSLLSRIHSNYGGGGGGSGGGGGGGGGILWERGEKKDRDWEKERERGVNRVSEQGLVPLDVATLTHNSPLLHVLVKAGARHNPILCRPGDWARKLDELVTLAKEKVDERKQELLKKAGAGSHAQAEVHRQIRLWSLRLQLYCRMKENFIQTELPGPPSHVSIVVNSTSSLFVAVKELEGDCIGLITCYKVEWSNSASFKRILGTAQVTETKNPSYTIKGLIAGVHYFVRASAYNVKGWGPPQGSTPVSVAPSSWRECNGVKSQYRNHEALVRKLLEDVGVPHSTGYYKDNPKAESPSKRMSMSRGLKQLFNSATKFVRSLQRGVYLATVFYHKENILVTAEDQLPLVEIQCCSTTLTHNFVWFAKLSCAWQQVPWLQQALSSAHSSSSSLLQNRHNILKAVSQLQSSLGTMDLGQVHYEPLKDRQGNILLVTLKEFPNATSPPEHPLQWMPLSRLEKNRRRAPLLPEPTAMDMLYEHLREKLDYHRHSNQWAKSGLYVGILKLWSSVEQIRVLVPQRLPNLLCHTRVRHNAHVTREEWAWLQSNVYERTSDGIQNLLGTKDDDLDENSSLVEFIRSLRASVSHLLTKLNIPLYRAYQYGVYTRELLQLGDKVSMLLLLPPSEDFSSSYWPLLGTKETGLTMPLQIFELVHFWTYERDFLSQYCQAWVRMELDTHLAQQALREALDSREVQVARERLNHVTDLSHRLDVVWRDARWIMDCLQCVRSKQWVGAVPLGLVMGGDPPPCPDAEEDEGRLTARLTWPHRLQSKRATSDNLVSMNPTNVVTAEVSSPAGNTVVVEEATVELMEGVAKGGYPVDISAQSTADMTNIGQSELGCASTLIEPGFESAPVGQLEVGLAGLDAPESFSELDHFPSSISEVIRPMEMAELVDILPTLSLIEEEIPSSSCAPSVMDILQSFGLGMAEKDSCFDSGNSILLHDGLCGKSGSNSAENTDSNQTLLLEQDRPSLYTTVCDRDSDGYNISVQVHSRGPNFAGRNQAEWDKPFNSSS; encoded by the exons ATGTCTATTTCCATGAGGAACCAACCCCATCGCCGGCGTTCTTTTGGTCCTGTCTCACCCAAGCGGATCTATAGGAACCTGTCAGTCAGGCTAAGGGGTGGCGAGTCATCTGTCGGCGGGGCAGCAGACACACCCAAGCGCCTTGGAAAATCTGCAGATGCT TACAAGACCTTGTGGGATGCAGTTGAGAATGAAGACACATTAGCTGTACAAAGTCTGCTATCCCGAATCCACAGCAACtatggaggtggaggaggaggttctggaggaggaggaggaggtggtggaGGAATCCTGTGGGAGAGAGGAGAAAAGAAGGACAGAGACTGGGAAAAAGAACGGGAAAGGGGGGTGAACAGAGTGAGTGAACAAGGCCTTGTCCCATTGGATGTGGCTACCCTCACCCACAATTCACCTCTGCTCCATGTACTGGTAAAGGCCGGAGCAAGACATAACCCCATTT TGTGCAGACCAGGCGATTGGGCACGCAAACTTGATGAACTTGTGACATTGGCAAAAGAGAAAGTGGATGAGAGGAAGCAAGAGTTACTGAAGAAGGCCGGAGCAGGGTCTCATGCACAGGCTGAGGTCCATAGACAAATAAGACTCTGGAGCCTCAGACTGCAATTGTACTGCCGAATGAAGGAGAATTTCATTCAAACAG AACTCCCAGGTCCTCCCAGCCATGTATCCATTGTGGTGAATAGCACATCGTCTCTATTTGTGGCAGTGAAAGAGCTTGAAGGTGACTGCATAGGGCTTATCACCTGCTACAAAG TGGAATGGAGCAACTCGGCAAGCTTTAAGCGCATCCTTGGCACAGCCCAAGTTACAGAAACCAAGAATCCCTCCTATACTATCAAGGGACTCATTGCT GGTGTGCATTACTTTGTCAGAGCGAGCGCCTACAATGTTAAAGGATGGGGTCCGCCTCAAGGTTCTACTCCAGTCAGCGTTGCACCGTCCA GTTGGAGAGAGTGCAATGGTGTGAAGTCCCAGTACAGAAACCATGAGGCCCTAGTGAGGAAGCTTCTAGAAGATGTTGGAGTGCCTCATAGCACAGGATACTACAAAG ACAACCCAAAAGCCGAGAGTCCCAGCAAACGTATGTCAATGTCTCGGGGCCTCAAACAACTCTTCAACTCTGCTACCAAGTTTGTTCGTTCCTTGCAAAG GGGGGTGTACTTGGCAACGGTGTTCTACCACAAGGAAAACATCCTGGTAACAGCTGAAGATCAACTCCCATTGGTGGAGATCCAGTGCTGTTCAACCACCCTCACACACAACTTTGTTTGGTTTGCGAAG TTGTCCTGTGCATGGCAGCAAGTTCCCTGGCTCCAGCAAGCACTCTCCTCTGCTCATTCATCTTCTTCATCCCTCCTACAGAACAGGCATAATATTTTAAAAGCCGTCTCCCAGTTGCAG TCATCACTGGGGACAATGGACCTTGGCCAAGTGCACTATGAACCATTAAAAGACAGGCAGGGTAACATTTTACTCGTGACATTAAAGGAGTTCCCAAATGCGACCAG CCCTCCCGAGCATCCGCTGCAATGGATGCCCCTTTCTCGCTTGGAGAAGAATCGTAGGAGGGCTCCCCTTCTACCTGAACCCACTGCCATGGACATGCTATATGAACACCTAAGG GAAAAATTGGACTACCACAGGCACAGCAATCAATGGGCAAAATCGGGCCTGTACGTCGGCATACTGAAACTATGGAGCTCTGTGGAACAGATTAGGGTTTTGGTGCCTCAAAGGCTGCCCAATTTACTGTGCCACACACGGGTCCGACACAATGCCCACGTCACCAG AGAAGAATGGGCATGGCTGCAGAGTAATGTTTATGAGAGAACCAGTGACGGTATACAGAACCTCTTGGGCACCAAGGACGACGACTTGGACGAAAATAGCAGCTTAGTGGAGTTCATCAGGTCCCTCAGAGCATCGGTTTCACATCTTCTCACCAAACTCAACATCCCCCTCTACAGG GCTTATCAGTATGGAGTCTACACCAGAGAGCTGCTGCAGTTAGGGGACAAAGTGTCAATGCTTCTGCTTCTTCCTCCAAGTGAAGACTTCAGCTCGAGCTACTGGCCGTTGTTAGGAACTAAAGAGACCGGCCTTACCATGCCCTTGCAGATCTTTGAGCTCG TTCACTTCTGGACATATGAACGGGACTTTCTGTCCCAGTACTGCCAGGCTTGGGTGAGGATGGAGCTGGACACTCACCTGGCTCAGCAGGCTTTGCGGGAGGCGCTGGACAGCAGGGAAGTGCAGGTGGCCCGCGAGCGTCTGAACCATGTCACCGACCTATCCCAT CGTCTAGATGTGGTGTGGCGGGATGCCCGCTGGATTATGGACTGTCTGCAGTGCGTTAGATCCAAGCAATGGGTGGGAGCAGTGCCTCTTGGATTGGTAATGGGCGGAGACCCACCACCATGTCCTGATGCTGAAGAAGATGAGGGAAGACTGACTGCCAGACTTACGTGGCCCCATCGACTGCAATCAAAAAGGGCCACTTCAG ACAATTTAGTCAGCATGAATCCCACAAATGTAGTCACAGCAGAGGTCTCCTCTCCAGCAGGAAATACGGTTGTCGTTGAGGAGGCCACAGTGGAGTTAATGGAGGGCGTTGCAAAGGGAGGGTACCCCGTGGACATCAGTGCCCAATCCACTGCGGATATGACAAACATCGGCCAGTCAGAACTGGGATGTGCGAGCACTTTAATCGAACCCGGATTCGAATCTGCTCCGGTTGGACAGTTAGAAGTGGGCTTGGCAGGTTTGGATGCACCAGAGTCCTTCAGTGAGCTGGACCACTTTCCCTCCAGCATCTCCGAGGTCATTCGGCCCATGGAGATGGCGGAGTTGGTGGACATTTTGCCCACGCTGAGTCTCATCGAAGAGGAGATCCCGAGTAGCTCGTGCGCCCCATCGGTGATGGATATCCTACAGAGTTTTGGACTGGGGATGGCTGAAAAGGACAGCTGCTTTGACTCAGGAAATTCAATCTTGCTGCATGATGGCCTATGTGGCAAAAGTGGAAGCAACAGTGCAGAAAACACAGACTCTAACCAAACTCTTCTCTTAGAACAAGACAGGCCAAGCTTATATACCACAGTATGTGACAGAGATAGTGATGGATATAATATATCTGTACAGGTTCATAGTAGGGGACCAAATTTCGCAGGGAGAAACCAGGCAGAGTGGGACAAACCATTTAATAGCTCTtcctga